In one Bombyx mori chromosome 22, ASM3026992v2 genomic region, the following are encoded:
- the LOC105841428 gene encoding uncharacterized protein LOC105841428, with the protein MNMDSRAAKLENYNFVNKNECDKPLIDTPQCTPANSHNVVHKLFNREILGCTSRKYNERSRKVFDRIPPRLRFCLMDIVPMSYLREHVFMGFSQCGQFLLSFTYSCNSQVYFRESSKFTLHFLLWVPGRVVRPVHSVPLFGDDSVDSKVTISMAQWKHNPGVLVVYGIADSCSERSYLSVIGVPRLGCKKCAAFSRDEGDLNWGKRCLEHNFAIHTKFFCTSDSSMYEPVVQLAYSNQIIIYTDFIHILEIDFVKPDQERHEVIEHTKFALDREELSSMDTNPSTPASDVSAAFQSPKYQNNVVQNILADFSDLEMEPYQLSRPVHVPDVMGQELCIQAASISHHLVEEWEGPSPSIRTLISPPLRSPRRRPAESMSRFNETHRINAEKAYEFVEETETKCEKLSLFRKRRLADKKYEFSEDNNENIVPFRVLRSNRKYYIGATGSKGGVKRPKSPPVESVVLRTHNQISRPPSPGCELKNPGLSALESDHNSESEYRVMEMLDDGSLKTVSVHDNTSKTLSDCPVNVHDPYLVHSGNSKCSKFFTRYFVESDDEITSILTDSEDDCMSGYHVALPLAAHGAGYAALQGVGAAGWERAAPALAVRAQQRSLDTELLCNEVCGRLCNINGKKFIYCFDWGCHVIDVCQSSGCLSGLCAMWLWASEEGGAAAACAPCRDASAGCLLHRHQYAAECLFVWDLVSGVYRTERVAMAEDSSQEGSRVSGADRARDLAKKLGPINMPPGNENRLLTTLTGRSLKRLTDVDNCIEITKNHPDSSESESESEEDSDYD; encoded by the exons ATGAATATGGATTCTCGGGCTGCAAAGCTtgagaattataattttgttaataaaaatgaatgtgaTAAACCTCTTATTGATACTCCACAATGTACCCCAGCTAACAGTCACAACGTTGTTCATAAGTTGTTTAATAGGGAG ATCTTAGGCTGTACATCAAGAAAATACAATGAAAGGAGTCGTAAAGTATTTGACAGAATTCCACCCCGACTAAGGTTCTGTCTTATGGATATTGTGCCAATGTCATATCTTAGGGAGCATGTGTTCATGGGATTTTCACAATGTGGACAGTTTTTACTCAGTTTTACATATAGCTGTAACTCACAAGTGTACTTCAGAGAAAGTTCGAAGTTTAC CCTTCACTTTCTTTTGTGGGTTCCTGGTCGAGTGGTCCGTCCAGTGCACAGTGTGCCTCTGTTTGGAGATGACAGCGTTGACAGTAAAGTTACCATATCAATGGCACAATGGAAGCATAACCCTGGTGTGCTTGTTGTTTATGGTATTGC AGATTCATGCTCGGAACGATCCTACCTCAGTGTAATTGGTGTTCCTCGTTTAGGATGTAAGAAATGTGCAGCATTTTCTAGAGATGAAG GTGATTTAAACTGGGGTAAAAGATGTCTGGAACACAACTTCGCCATTCACACAAAGTTCTTCTGCACATCTGATTCCAGCATGTACGAACCGGTGGTGCAACTGGCGTACTCTAACCAAATCATCATATACACCGATTTTATACACATACTCGAAATAGACTTCGTTAAACCGGACCAAGAAAGACATGAAGTAATTGAACACACAAAGTTTGCTTTGGATAGAGAAGAACTTAGTTCAATGGATACAAATCCTAGTACACCAGCATCAGATGTCTCTGCGGCCTTTCAATCTCCCAAATATCAGAATAACGTCGTTCAGAATATTTTAGCGGACTTCTCGGATTTAGAAATGGAACCGTATCAACTGTCTCGGCCGGTGCACGTGCCCGACGTCATGGGACAGGAGCTGTGCATCCAGGCCGCGTCCATATCGCACCACCTAGTCGAGGAGTGGGAGGGCCCGTCGCCTTCCATACGGACCTTGATAAGTCCTCCGCTAAGGTCTCCGAGGCGACGTCCCGCAGAGAGCATGTCTAGGTTTAACGAAACCCACAGAATAAACGCTGAAAAGGCCTACGAATTCGTCGAGGAGACCGAAACGAAGTGTGAGAAATTGAGTTTGTTCAGGAAACGGAGGCTAGCCGATAAGAAATACGAATTTTCGGAGGACAACAACGAGAACATTGTGCCCTTCAGGGTGTTGCGGAGCAATAGGAAGTATTACATCGGCGCGACGGGCAGCAAGGGCGGCGTGAAGCGACCCAAGTCGCCGCCCGTGGAGAGCGTGGTGCTGAGGACCCACAACCAGATCAGCCGGCCCCCCTCCCCCGGCTGCGAGCTCAAGAACCCGGGCTTGTCTGCCCTGGAGTCGGATCACAATAGCGAATCGGAGTACAGAGTGATGGAGATGCTGGACGACGGCTCGCTGAAGACGGTGTCGGTGCACGACAACACGTCCAAAACACTCTCCGACTGCCCCGTGAACGTCCACGACCCTTACCTAGTGCACTCCGGCAATTCGAAATGCAGCAAATTCTTTACGAGGTACTTTGTTGAGAGCGACGATGAAATCACTTCAATCCTCACAGATTCCGAAG ACGACTGCATGTCGGGGTACCACGTGGCGCTGCCGCTGGCGGCGCACGGCGCGGGGTACGCGGCGCTGCAGGGCGTGGGCGCGGCGGGCTGGGAGCGCGCGGCGCCGGCGCTGGCGGTGCGCGCGCAGCAACGCTCGCTCGACACGGAGCTGCTGTGCAACGAGGTCTGCGGCCGCCTGTGCAACATCAACGGCAAGAAGTTCATCTACTGCTTCGACTGGGGCTGCCACGTCATCGACGTCTGCCAGAGCAGCGGCTGTCTGTCCGGG TTGTGTGCGATGTGGCTGTGGGCGAGCGAGgagggcggcgcggcggcggcgtgcgCGCCGTGCCGGGACGCCAGCGCGGGCTGCCTGCTGCACCGCCACCAGTACGCAGCCGAG TGTTTGTTCGTGTGGGATCTAGTCAGCGGTGTGTACCGCACGGAGAGAGTCGCCATGGCGGAAGATTCGAGTCAAGAGGGATCTAgag tttcAGGAGCGGACCGAGCGAGGGACCTTGCCAAAAAATTAGGTCCAATAAACATGCCGCCCGGAAACGAAAACAGACTGCTGACGACGCTGACGG GACGATCGTTGAAGAGGCTGACGGACGTGGACAACTGTATAGAGATCACGAAGAACCACCCCGATAGTTCCGAATCCGAGTCCGAGTCCGAAGAGGACAGCGACTACGACTGA
- the LOC101743019 gene encoding ubiquitin-like protein 4A has product MKITVKQLQGGECLIDIYPSMLISELKRHVARKLHIPVEQQKLLLLGRTLLDDHTIQMYPNIKEGTKLNLVVKKPESLYDASFKHYKRQGMSDKDAANTANKLLRIVQEKFDKMSWDEVDRLCYDCLLDERGIRRPAYIENDIEIDDMFNL; this is encoded by the exons ATGAAAATAACCGTTAAGCAGTTGCAGGGAGGTGAATGTTTAATAGAT atatATCCAAGTATGCTCATATCAGAGTTGAAAAGGCATGTTGCACGAAAGCTGCATATACCTGTCGAACAACAAAAACTACTGCTACTTGGTAGAACTTTACTGGATGATCACACTATACAAATGTACCCTAACATCAAAGAAGGTACTAAGTTAAATTTGGTTGTGAAGAAACCGGAATCACTTTATGATGCATCCTTTAAGCATTACAAAAGACAAGGCATGTCAGACAAGGATGCTGCAAATACTGCAAACAAACTTCTGAGGATTGTTCAAGAGAAGTTTGATAAAATGTCCTGGGATGAAGTTGACAGACTTTGCTATGACTGCCTGCTGGACGAAAGAGGTATAAGGCGACCAGCCTACATTGAGAATGACATCGAGATTGATGATATGTTTAATTTGTGA
- the LOC101742780 gene encoding nucleoporin Nup35, producing the protein MEPMTLGSPTHSPSGSPNVGYLPPFLLGEINPPTTPRTNSLSPTKGRNLAFGSPTSPSKTSTPDQKIYRQNISMHQQALYNQQSTYTNIPTSPNISYSTKPNGPPIEDLFDTIKSNEPSVNKSLYNDHSFLGYGNNMMLQNSYGNNIDLSVNNQSLSQWQDICQEQDEYWVTVFGFPPNAANTVLARFSNCGAILDKQYPTQGNWAHIRYATRAEKERAMALSGRQVLPGVMVGVIECKEPPRISFTSPGIMSPERQTTGARSLCPTPIPSAPVPQKSSGLISKALDYVLGW; encoded by the exons ATGGAACCAATGACACTTGGTAGTCCTACACATTCGCCCTCAGGGAGCCCTAATGTAGGGTATTTACCGCCTTTTCTGCTGGGTGAAATAAATCCGCCAACAACACCTAGAACAAATAGTTTGTCCCCAACTAAAGGACGAAATCTAGCATTTG GTTCACCTACCAGTCCTAGTAAAACATCAACACCAGATCAAAAAATATACCGTCAGAACATCTCTATGCACCAGCAAGCGCTGTATAACCAACAAAGCACATATACTAATATTCCGACTTCACCCAACATATCTTACTCGACTAAGCCGAATGGTCCACCCATTGAAGACTTATTCGACACAATAAAAAGCAATGAGCCGTCTGTAAATAAATCATTGTATAATGATCACAGTTTTCTTGGCTATGGAAATAATATGATGTTACAAAATTCCTATGGAAATAACATCGATCTGTCTGTTAACAATCAATCTTTATCCCAATGGCAGGATATTTGTCAAGAACAAGATGAATACTGGGTGACTGTGTTTGGGTTTCCACCTAATGCTGCTAATACAGTATTGGCAAGATTCAGCAACTGTGGTGCTATTCTGG ACAAGCAGTATCCTACACAAGGCAACTGGGCCCACATTAGGTATGCGACAAGAGCAGAGAAAGAGAGAGCCATGGCTTTAAGTGGAAGGCAAGTCTTGCCAGGGGTAATGGTTGGAGTAATTGAGTGCAAGGAACCACCCCGAATATCTTTTACTAGTCCTGGAATTATGTCACCCGAAAG GCAAACTACTGGAGCCCGATCCCTATGTCCAACACCAATACCCTCAGCACCAGTCCCTCAGAAGTCTAGTGGTCTCATTTCCAAAGCATTAGACTATGTGCTGGGATGGTGA